A region of Deinococcus rubellus DNA encodes the following proteins:
- a CDS encoding single-stranded-DNA-specific exonuclease RecJ, with protein sequence MAEFGVSPMLAQVLSARGLRRAHLTPELALTPNPGLLEAAERTVRAIKAGKRIRIHGDYDADGVSATAILVWGLREVGANVHGFIPHRLNEGYGVHPDRVAEHAEAADLLITVDCGVTNLEEIRSLLAGGVEVIVTDHHSPGPDFPDCLVVHPKLTRDYDPAIHNLTGAGVAYHLLWAVYQHLGLPAPIHLTPLATLGTVADVAPLVGENRALVVAGLLEFGRTELPGVRALMNGLKKVTARDVGFVLAPRINAAGRMGEADVALELLTTTHKLEAEKLSTYLEIKNSERRVLQDRMFKEALQLVDPADPALVITKDDWHPGVMGIVASKLLETYYRPVYIVAQGKGSVRSTPGISAVAGLYDSAHLLKRFGGHPGAAGFSLDMDQFAAFRDRIHNYARQFPRPLPTVALDALLPAGCADFDLIGEIERFEPFGEGHRAPLWHLRGPLEAAKLIGQDRGTLSFTALGVRGIKYREGRTRSGPHDFALHLQRNAWNGREKAEFLGEALRVPEALSLAGEPGGGPVLARLDPKTAMQHLRDGALAYAVGEVAGYLQSHIPGVTLLDGDANLSGEVVLYALPPEDALARWLGQGRVSFAWGPKTLAELDGQTLGRRAVLSGLDYAREGERLQAAETYRRLQWAHFYRTLDDEGFMRAVRAMLGLDQQDTSAGQCLEKEKMWAAD encoded by the coding sequence ATGGCCGAGTTCGGGGTGTCACCGATGCTGGCGCAGGTGCTCTCGGCCAGGGGGCTGCGCCGCGCCCACCTGACGCCGGAGCTGGCGCTGACGCCCAATCCCGGCTTGCTGGAAGCCGCCGAGCGCACTGTGCGGGCCATCAAAGCCGGAAAGCGGATCCGCATTCACGGTGACTACGACGCCGACGGTGTGAGCGCCACTGCCATTCTGGTGTGGGGGCTGCGCGAGGTGGGCGCGAACGTTCACGGGTTCATTCCGCACCGGCTCAACGAGGGCTACGGCGTGCATCCGGACCGGGTGGCCGAGCACGCCGAGGCCGCCGACCTGCTGATCACGGTGGACTGCGGCGTGACCAATCTGGAGGAGATCAGGAGTCTGCTGGCCGGTGGCGTGGAGGTCATCGTCACCGACCACCACTCACCGGGACCGGACTTTCCCGACTGCCTGGTGGTGCATCCCAAGCTGACGCGCGACTACGACCCGGCCATCCATAACCTGACCGGCGCGGGTGTGGCCTACCACTTGCTGTGGGCGGTGTATCAGCATCTCGGCTTGCCTGCACCGATTCACCTGACGCCGCTGGCGACCCTCGGCACGGTGGCCGATGTGGCCCCGCTGGTGGGCGAGAACCGGGCGCTGGTGGTGGCCGGTCTCTTGGAGTTCGGGCGGACTGAGCTGCCCGGTGTGCGGGCGCTGATGAACGGCCTCAAAAAAGTGACGGCCCGCGACGTGGGCTTCGTGCTGGCCCCGCGCATCAACGCGGCGGGCCGGATGGGTGAGGCCGATGTGGCCTTAGAGCTGCTGACCACCACCCACAAGCTGGAGGCTGAGAAGCTCAGCACTTACCTGGAGATCAAGAACAGTGAGCGGCGGGTGCTGCAAGACCGGATGTTCAAGGAAGCGCTGCAACTGGTCGACCCCGCCGACCCGGCCCTGGTCATCACCAAAGACGACTGGCACCCCGGCGTGATGGGGATCGTTGCCAGCAAGCTGCTCGAAACGTACTACAGGCCGGTGTATATCGTGGCGCAGGGCAAGGGATCGGTGCGCAGCACGCCCGGCATCTCGGCGGTGGCGGGCCTCTACGACTCGGCACATCTGCTCAAGCGCTTCGGCGGGCATCCCGGTGCGGCGGGCTTCTCGCTTGACATGGACCAGTTTGCCGCTTTCCGGGACCGCATCCACAACTATGCCCGGCAGTTTCCGCGCCCGTTGCCGACGGTGGCGCTCGACGCGCTGCTACCCGCCGGGTGCGCGGACTTCGATTTGATCGGCGAGATTGAGCGCTTCGAGCCGTTCGGGGAAGGCCACCGTGCGCCCCTGTGGCACCTGCGCGGCCCACTAGAAGCCGCCAAGCTGATCGGCCAGGACAGGGGCACCCTCAGCTTCACGGCTCTTGGGGTGCGCGGGATCAAGTACCGCGAGGGCCGCACCCGTTCGGGGCCGCACGACTTCGCCCTGCATTTGCAGCGCAATGCCTGGAACGGGCGCGAGAAGGCCGAGTTTCTGGGCGAGGCGCTGCGCGTTCCGGAGGCGCTCAGCCTCGCCGGAGAACCGGGCGGCGGCCCCGTGCTGGCACGTCTCGATCCCAAAACGGCCATGCAGCATCTTCGGGACGGCGCGCTGGCCTACGCGGTGGGCGAGGTGGCCGGGTACCTTCAGAGCCACATTCCCGGTGTGACGCTGCTGGACGGCGACGCCAATCTCAGCGGTGAGGTGGTGCTCTACGCCCTGCCGCCCGAGGACGCCCTGGCCCGCTGGCTTGGTCAGGGCCGGGTATCGTTCGCCTGGGGACCCAAGACCCTGGCCGAGCTGGACGGGCAGACGCTGGGCCGCCGCGCCGTGCTGAGCGGGCTGGACTACGCGCGGGAAGGCGAGCGCCTCCAGGCCGCCGAGACTTACCGCCGCCTCCAGTGGGCGCACTTTTACCGCACACTCGATGACGAGGGATTCATGCGGGCGGTGCGGGCCATGCTGGGGCTGGACCAGCAAGACACGTCAGCGGGGCAGTGCCTTGAAAAAGAGAAGATGTGGGCCGCCGATTGA
- the wecB gene encoding non-hydrolyzing UDP-N-acetylglucosamine 2-epimerase, which produces MKKIVLAFGTRPEATKMAPVYSALQAQPGLTPLILSTGQQRQQLDGALAAFGLTPDADLNVMTERQTLADLTGKIVPQAGKKLRELGADMVLVHGDTSTTFCVALSAFYEGIPVGHVEAGLRSGNMQEPFPEEANRRLTGVLSSLDFSPTNGAADNLRREGKAETGLFVTGQTAVDAVRMVAGRAALRAEWQARRDAGQKLVTITMHRRENLPVMPELAQALADVARAHPELHFVYPVHLNPAVREAVQPALGNLTNVELTDPLDYQDMAPLMAASELLATDSGGLQEEGAALGVPVAVLRNVTERPEGLVAGVLKLAGNDGAQVRRTLLELLGSPETLARMRASRNPYGDGHAGERVAQAVAWHFGLAERPANWGG; this is translated from the coding sequence ATGAAAAAGATCGTTCTCGCCTTCGGGACCCGTCCGGAAGCCACCAAGATGGCCCCCGTCTACAGCGCCCTGCAAGCCCAACCGGGCCTGACCCCGCTGATTCTCTCGACAGGGCAGCAGCGCCAGCAGCTCGACGGGGCGCTCGCCGCTTTCGGCCTGACCCCCGACGCAGACCTCAACGTGATGACCGAGCGCCAGACGCTGGCCGACCTGACCGGAAAAATCGTGCCCCAGGCAGGCAAAAAGCTGCGCGAGCTGGGGGCCGACATGGTGCTCGTTCACGGCGACACCTCCACCACCTTCTGCGTGGCGCTGAGCGCCTTTTACGAGGGCATTCCGGTGGGCCACGTGGAAGCCGGACTTCGCAGTGGCAACATGCAGGAGCCGTTTCCCGAGGAAGCCAACCGCCGTCTGACCGGGGTGCTGAGTAGCCTCGATTTCTCACCGACGAATGGGGCGGCCGACAATTTGCGGCGCGAGGGCAAAGCCGAGACGGGCCTCTTTGTCACCGGGCAGACCGCCGTGGACGCGGTGCGGATGGTGGCCGGGCGGGCGGCGCTCAGGGCCGAATGGCAGGCCAGGCGCGACGCCGGGCAAAAGCTCGTCACCATCACCATGCACCGCCGCGAGAATCTGCCGGTGATGCCCGAACTGGCCCAGGCCCTGGCCGACGTGGCCCGCGCCCATCCGGAGCTGCACTTCGTGTATCCGGTTCACCTCAACCCCGCCGTGCGCGAGGCGGTGCAGCCTGCGCTGGGCAACCTCACCAATGTGGAACTCACCGATCCGCTGGACTACCAAGACATGGCCCCACTGATGGCCGCTTCCGAGTTGCTGGCCACCGATTCTGGCGGCTTGCAGGAGGAGGGCGCGGCGCTGGGTGTGCCGGTGGCGGTCCTCAGGAACGTGACCGAGCGGCCCGAGGGACTGGTGGCAGGCGTGCTGAAACTGGCCGGAAACGACGGCGCTCAGGTCCGCCGGACGCTGCTGGAGTTGCTGGGCAGTCCCGAAACGCTGGCGCGGATGCGGGCCTCGCGCAACCCCTACGGCGATGGCCACGCCGGGGAGCGCGTCGCGCAGGCGGTGGCCTGGCACTTCGGGCTGGCCGAGCGACCTGCCAACTGGGGCGGGTAA
- a CDS encoding GNAT family N-acetyltransferase, which translates to MHHDLTLSDGLHTLRPLTEADIAPLRALAAEHPGEYVQMGTSPIHLSYYMAALDAPDQRPFVSLVGGEYAGSTRYMEMRPEHRRLEIGSTWLLPRFMRTGANRAFKLLLLAHAFEVMEIRRVEIKTDLINERSQTAIAALGAVREGVLRKHMVRTDGSARDTVMFSVTDGEWPEMKARLEAGR; encoded by the coding sequence ATGCACCACGACCTGACTCTTTCGGACGGCCTCCACACCCTGCGCCCGCTGACCGAGGCCGACATTGCTCCGCTGAGGGCGCTGGCCGCCGAGCATCCCGGCGAGTATGTTCAGATGGGCACCTCGCCGATTCACCTCAGCTACTACATGGCTGCCCTGGACGCCCCAGATCAGAGGCCGTTCGTGTCGCTGGTCGGCGGCGAGTACGCGGGCAGCACCCGCTACATGGAGATGCGCCCGGAACACAGGCGGCTGGAAATCGGCAGCACCTGGCTGTTGCCCCGCTTCATGCGGACGGGGGCCAATCGCGCCTTCAAGTTGCTGCTGCTCGCCCACGCCTTCGAGGTGATGGAGATACGCCGGGTGGAAATCAAGACTGACCTGATCAACGAGCGCTCGCAGACGGCGATTGCAGCGCTGGGAGCGGTGCGGGAGGGCGTGCTACGAAAGCACATGGTCCGTACGGACGGCAGCGCCCGCGACACGGTGATGTTCAGCGTCACAGACGGGGAATGGCCGGAGATGAAGGCGCGGCTGGAGGCGGGGAGGTGA
- a CDS encoding SanA/YdcF family protein, producing the protein MGRRLTWSKGKGWRRLLTACGLILGVVAALTVALVLIANQQVLSSAEGRLYGDVNAVPVRQVGVLLGTSKYLSGGGVNPYYRYRIEAALSLYRAGKISDLILSGDNAHRSYDEPTTMRADLLAGGIPAAHLYRDYAGFRTLDSVVRASKVFGQGRFTVISQRFHNERAIYLARAHGLDVIGFDARDVSGPAGRRVQGREWLARVSALLDVWRGTQPRFLGAPEVIDRAAGQ; encoded by the coding sequence GTGGGCCGCCGATTGACCTGGTCAAAGGGAAAGGGCTGGCGCAGATTGCTGACCGCCTGTGGCCTGATACTGGGCGTGGTCGCCGCGCTGACGGTGGCACTGGTGCTGATCGCCAACCAGCAGGTGCTGAGCAGCGCCGAGGGGCGACTTTACGGCGATGTGAATGCTGTTCCGGTTCGGCAGGTGGGCGTGCTGCTGGGCACCAGCAAATACCTCAGCGGCGGCGGCGTCAACCCGTATTACCGCTACCGCATCGAGGCGGCGCTCTCGCTCTACCGGGCTGGAAAAATCAGCGACCTGATCCTGTCGGGCGACAATGCCCACCGCAGCTACGACGAACCCACCACCATGCGCGCCGATCTGCTCGCGGGCGGCATTCCGGCGGCGCACCTCTACCGCGACTACGCCGGGTTCCGCACCCTCGACTCGGTGGTGCGGGCCAGCAAGGTGTTCGGTCAGGGCCGCTTCACGGTCATCTCCCAGCGCTTTCACAACGAGCGGGCCATTTATCTGGCGCGGGCGCACGGCCTGGACGTGATCGGCTTCGATGCCCGCGACGTGAGCGGTCCGGCGGGGAGACGGGTGCAGGGCCGCGAGTGGCTGGCCCGCGTCTCGGCGCTGCTGGACGTGTGGCGCGGTACCCAGCCGAGATTTCTGGGTGCACCCGAAGTCATTGACCGTGCGGCTGGGCAGTGA
- a CDS encoding trimeric intracellular cation channel family protein: MSDGSPFPYVDPATIQTGLHYLDLAGIFAFSLSGALTAIRRQFDIFGVLVLGSVTAVGGGSIRDTLTGNTPPLFLKDETYLWVALGGALLAFAFGERLARFERTLSLFDTIGLALFAASGALLGVRLGLGLLGVTFVGMLSGVGGGVIRDLLAAQVPEVMYRNDQLYATAAALGGITVYFIHPYFPDLQTQLLAAAVVALARWLSRRGWVRLPVRRLPESEKAEL, encoded by the coding sequence GTGTCCGACGGCTCTCCCTTTCCCTACGTTGACCCCGCCACCATCCAGACCGGGCTGCATTACCTCGATCTGGCCGGAATTTTCGCCTTCTCGCTATCGGGGGCACTGACTGCCATCCGGCGGCAATTCGATATTTTTGGCGTTCTGGTGCTGGGCAGTGTCACGGCGGTGGGCGGCGGCAGTATCCGCGACACCCTCACCGGCAACACCCCGCCACTCTTTTTGAAAGACGAGACGTATCTGTGGGTGGCCCTCGGCGGCGCGCTGCTGGCCTTCGCCTTCGGAGAGCGGCTGGCCCGCTTCGAGCGCACGCTGAGCTTGTTCGACACCATCGGCCTGGCCCTCTTCGCTGCCAGCGGCGCGCTGCTGGGGGTGCGCCTGGGTCTGGGACTGCTGGGCGTCACCTTCGTTGGGATGCTCAGCGGCGTGGGCGGAGGTGTCATCCGTGATCTGCTGGCCGCCCAGGTGCCGGAAGTGATGTACCGCAATGATCAGCTCTACGCCACTGCCGCCGCGCTGGGAGGCATTACGGTGTATTTCATCCACCCCTATTTTCCCGATCTGCAAACCCAGCTACTCGCCGCTGCGGTGGTCGCTCTGGCCCGCTGGCTCTCGCGCCGGGGTTGGGTCCGGCTGCCAGTGCGGCGCTTGCCAGAATCGGAGAAGGCGGAGCTATAA
- a CDS encoding toxic anion resistance protein: protein MSDADLDTLTPPETLKAPRAVPSIGPDQGRDMTPLSGEDKTRLDEMARAFVQDVTKLDAHGEGFKRKLDSVHALGMEEQRSAAQVSNRMLERPLRATKAGVFDEGSSIIKGLTDLRHTVEDLDPSRGTPARRFFGMLPGGKKVQSYMERYASAQDHLNAILDTLYRSQDELRKDNASIETEKVALWTVMQKLRQYAYVGQAVDDALTERLTLLEQTDPDKARMVREELLFAIRQRITDLLTQLAVSVQGYLALDLVRKNNLELVKGVDRATTTTISALRTAVLVSQALGTQQMVLEQVTALNTTTGNMIESTSNLLRTQSARIQEGAGSATVNVEQLQTAFKNVYAALDAISEYKVRALENFRQTTQILAKEVGTAQTYLDRERQQASQELASELKVSGSVVREGELKL from the coding sequence ATGAGTGACGCCGATCTGGACACCCTGACGCCGCCCGAAACCCTTAAAGCTCCCAGGGCTGTGCCCAGCATCGGCCCCGACCAGGGCCGCGACATGACCCCGCTGAGCGGCGAGGACAAGACCCGCCTCGACGAGATGGCCCGCGCCTTCGTGCAGGACGTGACCAAGCTCGACGCGCACGGTGAGGGCTTTAAGCGCAAGCTCGACTCGGTGCACGCGCTGGGCATGGAGGAGCAGCGCAGCGCGGCGCAGGTCAGCAACCGGATGCTGGAGCGGCCCCTGCGCGCCACCAAAGCGGGTGTCTTCGACGAGGGATCGAGCATTATCAAGGGTCTGACCGATCTGCGCCATACTGTCGAGGACCTCGACCCGTCGCGCGGCACCCCGGCCCGGCGCTTCTTCGGAATGCTGCCCGGCGGCAAGAAGGTGCAGAGCTACATGGAGCGCTACGCCAGCGCCCAGGACCACCTCAACGCCATTCTGGACACGCTCTACCGCTCGCAGGACGAACTCAGGAAGGACAACGCCTCGATTGAAACTGAGAAGGTGGCGCTCTGGACTGTGATGCAGAAGCTGCGTCAGTACGCCTACGTGGGCCAGGCAGTGGACGACGCCCTGACTGAGCGTCTGACGCTGCTCGAACAGACCGATCCCGACAAGGCCCGGATGGTCCGCGAGGAACTCCTCTTCGCCATTCGCCAGCGCATCACCGATCTGCTGACCCAGTTGGCCGTCAGTGTACAGGGTTACCTGGCGCTCGATCTGGTCCGTAAGAACAACCTGGAACTGGTCAAGGGGGTGGACCGCGCCACCACGACCACCATCAGCGCCCTCAGAACCGCCGTGCTGGTGTCGCAGGCGCTCGGCACTCAGCAGATGGTGTTGGAGCAGGTCACGGCGCTCAACACGACCACAGGCAACATGATCGAGAGCACTTCCAATCTGCTCAGAACCCAGTCGGCCCGCATTCAGGAAGGTGCGGGCAGCGCCACCGTCAATGTCGAGCAGCTCCAGACTGCCTTCAAGAATGTCTATGCGGCGCTCGACGCCATCAGCGAGTACAAGGTGCGGGCGCTGGAAAACTTCCGTCAGACCACCCAGATTCTGGCCAAGGAAGTCGGCACCGCCCAGACTTACCTCGACAGGGAGCGCCAGCAGGCCTCGCAGGAACTCGCCAGCGAACTGAAAGTAAGCGGTTCGGTGGTGCGGGAGGGGGAACTGAAGCTGTAG
- a CDS encoding class I SAM-dependent DNA methyltransferase, giving the protein MEHAPFTALARVYDAIMADIEYDAWADFILSYAADADIKVASVLDLACGTGNLTRQLRAQGLSVTGLDASAEMLSVAAARLPDVMFVPGDLRTFDLHQTFDLITCVFDSLNNLVAEGDLLAALGRSHAHLAPGGLLAFDVNTRLGVRELWEGDSIEGLEPLPDGSEVHYHWSHRYDAASKLGVVQAFCRLLGGEHDGEEFVETHHERGYDPAELESALREAGFATWEILEYPDYAPPEPDSPRVWVFARRGQP; this is encoded by the coding sequence ATGGAGCACGCCCCGTTCACCGCCCTCGCCCGCGTCTACGACGCCATCATGGCCGATATCGAATACGACGCCTGGGCCGACTTCATTCTCAGCTACGCCGCCGACGCGGATATCAAGGTCGCCAGTGTCCTCGACCTGGCCTGCGGCACCGGCAACCTCACCCGGCAGCTCCGCGCCCAGGGCCTGAGTGTCACGGGGCTGGACGCCAGCGCCGAGATGCTGTCAGTGGCCGCCGCCCGGCTGCCGGACGTGATGTTCGTGCCGGGCGATCTGCGAACCTTCGACCTGCATCAGACCTTCGACCTGATCACCTGCGTCTTCGACAGCCTCAATAACCTGGTGGCCGAGGGCGATCTGCTGGCGGCCCTGGGGCGCAGCCACGCCCACCTCGCGCCGGGCGGCCTGCTGGCTTTCGACGTGAATACCCGACTGGGTGTGCGCGAGCTGTGGGAAGGTGACAGTATCGAGGGGCTGGAGCCGCTGCCGGACGGCTCGGAGGTGCATTACCACTGGTCGCACCGCTACGACGCCGCCTCGAAGCTGGGGGTGGTGCAGGCATTCTGCCGCCTGCTGGGCGGCGAGCACGACGGCGAGGAGTTCGTGGAGACCCACCATGAGCGCGGCTACGATCCCGCTGAACTGGAGAGTGCCCTGCGGGAAGCGGGGTTTGCGACCTGGGAGATTCTGGAATACCCCGACTACGCGCCGCCGGAGCCGGACAGCCCGCGCGTCTGGGTGTTCGCCCGCCGGGGACAGCCGTGA
- the mqnE gene encoding aminofutalosine synthase MqnE, protein MIKTRDPALVPIVAKVVSGQRLTFAEGMVLFDTPDVNALMRLANLVRERQHGDKTYFVHSMRLEFTNICYVGCTFCAFAAHKGEERAWDYDADAVVEHVRAKYEPGLTELHMSSGHHPNRPWSFYPEMVGKLKAAFPELQVKAFTAAEIEHLSKISKKPTLDVLRELQAAGLSAMPGGGAEIFADRVRKQVAKNKVKAEKWIQIHREAHSIGMRTNATMLYGHIETLEERLDHMDRLRTLQDETGGFHAFIPLAFQPMGNTLAQNLGKTDYTTGLDDLRNLAVSRIYLDNFPHIKGYWVMIGSELTQVSLDWGVSDVDGTIVDEHIAHAAGATSPLGLSKDRMIRMIQQAGRLPVLRDAYYNELEIYPAHVEAAD, encoded by the coding sequence ATGATCAAGACCCGTGACCCCGCGCTCGTGCCCATCGTTGCCAAGGTGGTTTCGGGCCAGCGCCTGACCTTTGCCGAGGGCATGGTGCTGTTCGACACGCCCGACGTGAACGCCCTGATGCGCCTCGCCAACCTGGTGCGCGAGCGCCAGCACGGCGACAAGACTTACTTCGTCCACTCGATGCGGCTGGAATTCACCAACATCTGCTATGTCGGCTGCACCTTCTGCGCCTTCGCCGCCCACAAGGGCGAGGAGCGCGCCTGGGACTACGACGCCGACGCGGTGGTCGAGCATGTGCGCGCCAAGTACGAACCCGGTCTCACCGAGCTGCACATGAGCAGCGGCCACCACCCCAACCGCCCCTGGAGCTTTTACCCGGAGATGGTCGGCAAGCTCAAGGCCGCGTTTCCCGAGTTGCAGGTGAAGGCCTTCACAGCCGCCGAGATCGAGCACCTCTCCAAGATCAGCAAGAAGCCTACCCTGGACGTGCTGCGCGAACTCCAGGCGGCGGGCCTGAGCGCCATGCCCGGCGGCGGCGCGGAGATTTTCGCCGACCGGGTCCGCAAGCAGGTCGCCAAGAACAAGGTCAAGGCCGAGAAGTGGATTCAGATTCACCGCGAGGCCCACTCCATCGGCATGCGGACCAACGCCACCATGCTCTACGGCCACATCGAAACGCTGGAAGAACGCCTCGATCACATGGACCGACTCAGAACCTTGCAGGACGAGACAGGCGGCTTTCACGCCTTCATTCCGCTGGCGTTTCAGCCGATGGGCAATACCCTGGCGCAGAATCTCGGCAAAACCGATTACACCACCGGGCTGGACGATCTTCGCAACCTGGCCGTGTCGCGCATCTACCTCGACAACTTTCCGCATATCAAGGGCTACTGGGTGATGATCGGCAGCGAACTCACCCAGGTGAGCCTCGACTGGGGGGTCTCAGACGTGGACGGCACCATCGTGGACGAGCACATCGCCCACGCGGCGGGCGCGACCAGCCCACTGGGACTGAGCAAGGACCGCATGATCAGGATGATCCAGCAGGCCGGGCGTTTGCCAGTGCTGCGCGACGCCTATTACAACGAGCTGGAAATTTACCCGGCCCACGTCGAGGCGGCGGATTGA
- a CDS encoding NAD(P)H-dependent glycerol-3-phosphate dehydrogenase — MSEPALSAARLAVLGAGGWGTALARTLAQTHPNVTLWARREVLAGELRRSRFNAAYLPGVALPESVSVTSDLSAAVAGADFAFLVVPSVGMSGLLSALPRSLGVVLCAKGLAPGGTRLSELAASLGFGRVAVLSGPNHAEEIGLGLPAATVVASRDEAFARTVQAELMTPSLRVYTSLDVPGVELGGVLKNVVAVAAGLGDGLQLGDNARASVITRGLREMARYLDGQGAQDDTVYGLSGLGDLVATATSRHSRNRAAGEALARGEAPEQGGKVVEGLRTARLLSAWAQESGVELPIVQGVAAVSEGRLSPQQALAVLMQREAKAEG, encoded by the coding sequence GTGAGCGAACCGGCCTTGAGTGCCGCCCGCCTGGCCGTGCTGGGTGCGGGCGGCTGGGGCACGGCGCTGGCCCGCACGCTGGCCCAGACCCATCCGAACGTCACCCTCTGGGCCAGGAGGGAAGTGCTGGCTGGTGAGCTGCGCCGCAGCCGCTTCAATGCCGCCTACCTGCCGGGCGTGGCGTTGCCCGAATCGGTCAGCGTCACCAGCGATCTGAGCGCCGCCGTCGCCGGGGCCGACTTCGCCTTCCTGGTGGTGCCGAGCGTGGGCATGAGTGGGCTGCTCAGCGCCCTGCCGCGCTCGCTGGGCGTGGTGCTGTGCGCCAAGGGACTGGCTCCCGGCGGCACCCGGCTCAGCGAGCTGGCCGCCTCGCTCGGCTTCGGACGGGTGGCGGTGCTGAGCGGCCCCAACCACGCCGAGGAGATTGGTCTGGGCCTGCCCGCCGCCACGGTGGTCGCCAGCCGGGACGAGGCCTTTGCCCGGACGGTGCAGGCCGAATTGATGACGCCCAGCCTGCGCGTCTACACTAGCCTGGACGTGCCGGGCGTCGAACTCGGCGGCGTTCTCAAAAATGTGGTGGCGGTGGCGGCGGGTCTGGGCGACGGCCTCCAGCTCGGTGACAATGCCCGCGCCAGCGTCATCACACGCGGCCTGCGCGAGATGGCCCGCTACCTCGATGGCCAGGGCGCGCAGGACGACACGGTCTACGGCCTGAGTGGGCTGGGTGATCTGGTCGCCACCGCCACCAGCCGCCACTCGCGTAACCGTGCCGCCGGGGAAGCGCTGGCGCGCGGTGAAGCACCAGAGCAGGGCGGCAAGGTGGTGGAGGGGCTGCGTACGGCGCGGCTGCTCTCAGCCTGGGCGCAGGAAAGCGGCGTGGAATTGCCTATCGTGCAGGGGGTCGCTGCCGTCTCGGAAGGCCGCCTGTCGCCGCAGCAAGCCCTGGCGGTCCTGATGCAGCGGGAAGCCAAAGCCGAGGGCTGA
- a CDS encoding nuclear transport factor 2 family protein yields the protein MSASQDQSGQDQSGIAGLDEFLALNAVLILDDAWNAAYTSRDTQALAELIADDWLGFLPDGAAVGKAALLRALSVYPDELLVFERRAAQVCGDTAFTRGQLSTNGVHAQGFLRVYARRAGQWQAVAVQVVP from the coding sequence GTGAGCGCCTCCCAGGATCAGTCAGGCCAGGACCAGTCGGGCATCGCTGGCCTGGACGAATTTCTGGCGCTCAACGCCGTGCTGATTCTGGACGATGCCTGGAACGCCGCCTATACCAGCCGCGACACGCAGGCGCTCGCGGAGCTGATCGCTGACGACTGGCTGGGCTTCTTGCCGGACGGCGCGGCGGTGGGCAAGGCGGCCCTGCTGCGCGCCCTCAGCGTCTACCCGGACGAGCTGCTGGTCTTCGAGCGCCGGGCGGCCCAGGTCTGCGGCGACACCGCCTTCACGCGTGGCCAGCTCAGCACCAATGGGGTGCATGCCCAGGGCTTCCTGCGCGTCTATGCCCGCCGCGCCGGACAATGGCAGGCGGTGGCCGTGCAGGTCGTGCCTTAG